Proteins encoded together in one Planctopirus ephydatiae window:
- a CDS encoding type I polyketide synthase, producing MVQVPPIAVIGVSCRMPGGDGIAEYWKLISSGSSAIRELPADRLDKSLYFDTEQGKPGRCYTDLGGVVTERPVNRQICPISDKDLQTSDSAHLTLCEVASSALKHAGMDPTKVPYRRTGVYVGHSGGSCLGGDAAFARYAGIAGEILRKQEEFKGCSPSARAEISRRMVDQLRSQFPDEESLKPINFAATNAAMLISRVHGFEGPSLVIDAACASSLMALSQAAYALARGEIDMAVAGGASYSKWFGLVLFSMAMSISGTGSRPFDADADGLISSDGYGLVVLKTLPKALADGDRILSVIRGIGVSSDGRGKSLWAPRQEGQILAVERAYSKNIDPASLQYIECHATSTQVGDATELKSLAQVLTGKIPAGRKIPIGSVKANIGHTLEAAGIAGFIKTVLAMEHGVIPPQINFKTPNPEIEWKNAPFEVATNAREWDRPAGGMPRRAAVNSFGIGGLNVHMVIDDGLLPGEKSKTSVSVPSAQPNSNVASAPVQQPMAVIGMASILPGALTKAALWEALIAGKDPKCEFPRENSTLASTLLAEEQKSQKPELTSRGGYVADFVYDWKRHKVPPKQVANANPLQFMLLDAADQALTDAGYEKKPFDRHRSTVIVGTMFGGDFAIQLQLGLRLPHIQKVLREHLEANGTKPDQIDEALLQYEKHFLKVLPALLDETGSFTSSTLASRLSKTFDFRGGAFALEAEEVSGLAAVNLGINMLETGTTDLVLCAAGHQSMSYNSFEKLVEKDLLSKGQSRSAFDADFDGILPAEGVAVLVLKRLEDAERDGDTIRAIIRGTGQCNRRNDEAGAMRESFSTALKVANTSPKAIGAIEVSGVDCKARNLDQLELARAIDQESGQPQALIGSLTPQIGYLRGASGVASIVKSILELQNGQIAPQFGLKKLAAEVQPVAHAIPQNVMPLYATAPGEKGQIAISNSSLDGSGFSLILESAQKLPLRPAAAPSVTLSQPASTKQAPATQPSRLTTSQSKRAKLALAFPGQGSYYAGMGADLVANYPEVRQKLAEFNEVLKLENCPDFETLSADPGNGILNAQLSMLVIDLLYYTAYKTAGIQPDFVCGHSYGEFPALVAAGALTFRSAVIATRDRSHVVEEFAGKQGTLLAVSSDASTLRHLLTRAPVEVFIANMNSPEQTVLGGTIDDLKQFEKILRERRIGSRLLKVPAAYHTPLLEPALVTYRDCIRALPIAVPQIPIISGIGNREVTDPEEIRENLVMQLVSPMDFVGMVQLLGQLSVGMVVEVGPRKVLTQLIQKTATEGQMECLPMDPRDNSSPDWQSTLRSKYEGSVRKSAPQAAATPQKTPASPVPAQAQKPVSQPQKPTVQSAAANSSVSKPGQTKTSQIQPTPATTTVPTTGSKVTDRPRIVHFDATAKRKEENRLRAILQRAESGRPVGTSASPKTTQNSPAISHSDLAETNGHSGHFEKNGHASDVTSKAPALNSAQMKEESVPPVVVIEEVPAAPRKLPNRAELEAFVVEYIVDQTGYPPEMVELEADLEADLGIDSIKKAQMLGECAQKFEIHWLANEVADLSLDQFPNLASIIKFLTEDAAKATSSPAEEQPVEPAPAAVLQAVAIVTETSEEAAPRKLPNRAELEAFVVEYIVDQTGYPPEMVELEADLEADLGIDSIKKAQMLGECAQKFELHWLANEVADLSLDQFPNLASIIKFLTEDADKASASVNTIDVAAISKSVDIVASPRAATHPVEILPAFEAKSENCEPAAPRKLPNRAELEAFVVEYIVDQTGYPPEMVELEADLEADLGIDSIKKAQMLGECAQKFEIHWLANEVADLSLDQFPNLASIIKFLTEDAAKATSSPAEEQPVEPAPAAVLQAVAIVTETSEEAAPRKLPNRAELEAFVVEYIVDQTGYPPEMVELEADLEADLGIDSIKKAQMLGECAQKFELHWLANEVADLSLDQFPNLASIIKFLTEDADKASSTSQSESPAASLETELELQDSSTATATLTEPASSSTLVATQVIEAIPAVSLVRESVMVLQGSPYEMGFQHGQKEKAAIHGILERQITRYGARLDNMPELDQAVSDPARYFGEDEVAELKGIADGAELPLAFLIGHNLGLCEDYVPGCAQFAVSALANGGKGMIHAANEDSSLALSLTDCLRRVVQCRIPAHGYRHIVFSVSGQVSGINGTNEKGLTVTSTLLLDRAPRDITAPGDIHPVLIKKILEKAATPAEAIEILKSSKRNGAWGVCISHADTDSLCYVEYDSDQIEVRSGMTRVIGTNHSLLLGATHPTPPHSMHRMDRLQELLAKEEALGLDFPAAEKTLRDQFDGGRQRVTAHATMNTICRVDNQISVVFGPGQKTIRVTPGSYRKEFAHEFSTLDVDGFFRGADELVVNDVPTNSNVGSSVSSALNSKPAQQTDLPRLAGLPVIDERVMHRVILRPRVAPLSHAAQRASLAGKTVVYGSGEVARALISKLKTTGLEVAAIPTCFDVTKLEAEFESLASLKSAKNLILVGPRSSEEVSQASASARFLTAFRLCQLWTQSGQEVCPLAERSLTFVSFMGGNFGLEGSPANADGGAMSGLAKALRRELAPLAMRTVDFASDDVTDRVVDQLANELSQPFETCEVAYSRGERFVVAARPVPATPVPQNGPTPGSTWIISGGARGVTAVVARELGVRYGVHLHLIGSSPIPELDPSLLEASAEELKALRRKIMSEARERGEVPLDAWSTFERSLEACRNLRDMRQAGVSVTYHCCDISQAHAVEKTVSTIRTFNHPIEGVIHGAGVEHACRFERKQLPKVQKTFDVKVEGARHLAAALEHDPVAYFVGFGSTSGRFGGLGQADYSAASDSLAKFCNELGRKNPDWRTIAVHWPPWGEVGMAARPESKLALEAGGMAFMPPQEGVAFLLEELASTSPEPEILIVDKPDGLDLDRTLPDLAEWKDFAAAQQVVDASPLLDTVIALTPGEYVEVEVRLNPAQDPFLYDHQHRNAPILPMTFGLETLAQAFRVLLPDTKQVTVLDGEIVNPMRFFADRQELAIARIRRSGDSFEGELVTRFFNRKGVLLKHERVLVKARLKPGVDAPDAAKPVKSSMQLKKVQYAETWDQVAALNLGSVFTGPSIRGLTEFAYEGKTFEGIIVPPPISGFAGNRAATGWILNPAVLDACLIACDRWAAQAVERQSLPVNIEKVSLYRPAIDGDLCRIDGQVLEVTEKNLRFNFALWNSKAELILQVEGFCTTAVMGGSQTETTAEIPVEMASRTIPEIKSLNPADLHLLFPVEAVTASADRWEAEVRIEPLTEPLMTAHRFNNSPLLPGAAMVELFAEALQQVLPGPGVARIRNFSIQHSLHLKAALPRRVQVVALKEADCYRCQLIDLDGGSITLATALIDRVDAASLQLPQLDQPKGSYSPMKYPDMGPLIHGAPLRSLQAMCSGRDDAWAEIVPTEMSKLLGPNSKCQPVIHPAVLDASFYACGIHAWLNFFGRVELPLGFEELLILRDQPLSKTDELVTRVRFRDSDDKGSSYEISVFDKLKQPVYVVRNYRCVAKGSVTL from the coding sequence ATGGTACAGGTTCCCCCCATCGCCGTTATTGGTGTCTCATGTCGGATGCCCGGTGGCGACGGTATCGCAGAATACTGGAAGCTGATCTCATCGGGATCGAGCGCCATTCGCGAGTTACCTGCTGATCGACTCGATAAGAGTCTCTATTTTGATACTGAGCAGGGGAAACCCGGACGTTGTTATACCGATCTGGGAGGCGTCGTTACCGAGCGACCGGTCAATCGACAGATCTGTCCCATCTCGGATAAAGACCTGCAGACTTCTGATTCAGCACATCTGACACTTTGCGAAGTGGCTTCTTCGGCACTGAAGCATGCGGGGATGGATCCTACCAAGGTTCCTTACCGACGAACGGGTGTCTATGTCGGACATTCTGGTGGCAGCTGCCTGGGGGGAGATGCTGCTTTTGCCAGATATGCGGGGATTGCAGGAGAGATTCTCCGCAAGCAAGAGGAATTCAAAGGCTGCTCACCATCCGCCCGGGCCGAGATTTCTCGCCGTATGGTCGATCAACTGCGATCCCAGTTTCCCGATGAAGAATCGCTCAAGCCGATTAATTTTGCAGCGACAAATGCCGCCATGCTGATTTCTCGCGTGCATGGTTTCGAAGGTCCATCGCTGGTAATCGATGCCGCCTGTGCTTCATCACTGATGGCGTTGAGCCAGGCTGCTTACGCCTTGGCGCGTGGCGAAATCGATATGGCTGTGGCCGGTGGGGCATCGTACAGCAAATGGTTTGGCCTCGTACTGTTCTCCATGGCCATGTCCATCAGTGGAACCGGATCAAGACCTTTCGATGCCGATGCCGATGGCCTCATCAGTTCAGATGGTTATGGGCTGGTTGTTCTCAAGACACTCCCGAAAGCTCTGGCCGATGGTGATCGAATTCTGTCGGTCATTCGCGGGATTGGCGTCTCTTCTGATGGACGCGGTAAAAGCCTGTGGGCGCCGCGGCAGGAAGGGCAGATTCTTGCTGTCGAACGGGCTTACTCGAAGAACATCGACCCCGCGTCGCTGCAATACATCGAATGTCATGCCACATCCACTCAGGTCGGGGATGCCACTGAACTCAAATCCCTCGCACAAGTGTTGACCGGCAAAATCCCGGCTGGTCGAAAAATACCGATTGGCAGCGTGAAGGCCAATATTGGCCATACTCTCGAAGCCGCAGGGATTGCAGGGTTTATCAAAACCGTCCTCGCCATGGAACATGGCGTGATCCCCCCCCAGATCAATTTCAAGACGCCTAATCCTGAAATTGAATGGAAGAACGCACCTTTTGAAGTTGCTACTAACGCCAGAGAGTGGGATCGTCCCGCAGGAGGCATGCCGCGACGAGCTGCCGTGAATTCGTTCGGTATCGGCGGTCTCAATGTCCACATGGTGATCGATGACGGGCTCTTGCCAGGTGAAAAATCCAAGACCTCAGTTTCCGTACCATCGGCACAGCCAAACAGCAACGTGGCTTCGGCTCCGGTACAGCAGCCGATGGCCGTCATTGGCATGGCATCCATCCTTCCCGGCGCTTTGACAAAAGCCGCCCTGTGGGAGGCTCTCATCGCCGGTAAAGACCCCAAGTGTGAGTTTCCCAGAGAAAACAGCACTTTGGCCTCTACGCTCCTCGCCGAAGAGCAGAAGTCACAAAAACCAGAACTGACATCGCGCGGAGGTTATGTCGCAGATTTCGTTTACGATTGGAAGCGGCATAAAGTTCCACCCAAACAGGTTGCGAATGCCAATCCACTGCAGTTCATGCTGCTCGATGCGGCTGACCAGGCTTTGACGGATGCTGGTTACGAAAAGAAACCCTTTGATCGTCATCGTTCCACAGTCATCGTCGGCACGATGTTCGGAGGTGACTTTGCAATTCAACTTCAGTTGGGTCTACGGTTACCGCATATTCAAAAGGTGTTGCGCGAACATCTGGAAGCCAACGGCACAAAACCAGACCAGATTGACGAAGCTCTGCTTCAGTACGAAAAGCACTTCCTGAAAGTTTTGCCGGCATTACTGGATGAAACAGGCAGTTTCACCAGCAGTACACTGGCTTCAAGACTTTCAAAAACCTTCGATTTCCGGGGTGGTGCATTTGCGCTGGAGGCCGAAGAAGTTTCCGGGCTGGCAGCTGTCAACCTTGGGATCAATATGCTCGAAACCGGCACGACAGATCTTGTTCTGTGTGCTGCCGGCCATCAATCGATGAGTTACAACAGCTTCGAAAAACTCGTCGAGAAGGATCTTCTGAGCAAAGGGCAATCCCGCTCGGCCTTTGATGCCGATTTCGATGGAATTCTGCCTGCAGAAGGTGTGGCCGTTCTTGTCCTGAAACGGCTGGAAGATGCCGAACGTGATGGCGACACAATCCGTGCCATCATTCGCGGCACAGGCCAGTGCAACCGTCGTAACGATGAAGCCGGTGCCATGCGCGAGTCGTTTAGCACAGCTCTCAAAGTTGCCAACACCTCACCGAAAGCTATTGGTGCGATTGAAGTCTCAGGTGTCGATTGCAAAGCCCGCAATCTCGACCAACTCGAACTGGCCAGAGCCATCGATCAGGAAAGCGGCCAGCCGCAAGCCTTGATTGGTTCGCTGACTCCTCAAATCGGTTACCTGCGTGGTGCCTCGGGAGTGGCTTCGATTGTCAAATCGATTCTCGAATTGCAGAACGGTCAAATCGCGCCGCAGTTTGGTCTCAAAAAACTGGCTGCGGAAGTTCAGCCTGTCGCACATGCCATACCTCAAAATGTCATGCCGCTCTATGCGACTGCCCCAGGAGAGAAGGGGCAGATTGCGATCAGCAACAGCTCTCTCGATGGATCGGGTTTCAGCCTGATTCTCGAAAGTGCCCAGAAACTGCCACTCCGCCCGGCAGCCGCTCCTTCTGTTACTCTCAGCCAACCAGCCAGTACAAAACAGGCCCCGGCGACTCAGCCTTCCCGACTGACGACCTCTCAGTCAAAAAGAGCAAAGCTGGCTCTCGCCTTTCCAGGGCAGGGGTCTTACTACGCAGGGATGGGCGCCGACCTGGTTGCGAATTACCCCGAAGTCCGGCAGAAACTGGCGGAGTTCAACGAAGTCCTCAAACTCGAAAACTGCCCGGATTTTGAAACGCTGTCTGCAGACCCGGGTAACGGTATTCTCAATGCTCAACTTTCGATGCTCGTTATCGATCTGCTCTATTACACGGCCTACAAGACTGCGGGTATTCAGCCAGATTTTGTCTGTGGACACAGCTATGGCGAGTTTCCGGCATTGGTGGCCGCTGGGGCACTGACCTTCCGCAGTGCGGTGATTGCGACACGCGATCGATCTCATGTCGTGGAAGAGTTTGCCGGCAAACAGGGGACCTTACTCGCTGTCTCTTCGGATGCCTCCACGTTGCGCCATCTGTTGACGAGGGCACCCGTCGAAGTCTTCATTGCCAATATGAATTCACCCGAACAAACCGTTCTGGGTGGCACGATTGACGACTTGAAGCAATTCGAGAAGATCCTGCGCGAACGCCGGATCGGGAGCCGACTTCTGAAAGTCCCTGCTGCCTATCACACACCTCTGCTCGAACCGGCACTCGTCACTTATCGTGACTGCATTCGAGCTTTGCCAATTGCTGTACCGCAGATTCCTATCATCAGTGGCATCGGCAATCGAGAAGTCACCGATCCGGAAGAGATTCGCGAAAATCTCGTGATGCAACTGGTCAGCCCCATGGACTTTGTGGGGATGGTTCAACTCTTGGGGCAGCTTTCTGTCGGCATGGTGGTCGAAGTGGGGCCGCGAAAGGTGCTCACGCAACTGATCCAGAAAACGGCCACAGAAGGGCAGATGGAATGCCTTCCAATGGATCCTCGCGACAATTCGTCGCCGGATTGGCAATCCACGCTCAGAAGCAAATACGAAGGATCTGTCCGCAAATCTGCCCCACAGGCTGCTGCCACGCCCCAGAAAACGCCAGCTTCCCCAGTACCGGCACAGGCTCAAAAGCCAGTTTCTCAGCCGCAAAAACCCACAGTTCAGTCTGCTGCTGCAAACTCATCCGTTTCGAAACCTGGTCAGACGAAAACCAGCCAGATTCAACCCACTCCCGCAACGACCACCGTACCAACCACAGGTTCAAAAGTGACAGACCGTCCCCGTATCGTTCACTTCGACGCGACCGCGAAACGAAAAGAAGAAAATCGTCTGCGGGCAATCCTGCAACGTGCCGAGTCTGGTCGACCTGTAGGCACATCGGCCAGTCCGAAAACTACGCAAAACTCTCCTGCCATTTCTCACAGCGACCTTGCTGAGACAAATGGACATTCCGGGCACTTCGAGAAGAATGGACACGCTTCGGATGTCACGAGCAAAGCACCAGCTCTCAACTCCGCTCAGATGAAGGAAGAGAGCGTCCCTCCAGTCGTCGTGATCGAAGAGGTTCCAGCGGCTCCACGCAAGTTGCCTAATCGTGCAGAACTTGAAGCTTTCGTTGTCGAATACATCGTCGATCAGACCGGCTACCCGCCGGAGATGGTTGAACTTGAAGCGGATCTTGAAGCGGACTTAGGCATCGACAGCATCAAGAAGGCTCAGATGCTCGGCGAATGCGCCCAGAAGTTCGAAATCCACTGGCTCGCCAATGAAGTCGCGGATCTTTCGCTCGATCAGTTCCCTAATCTCGCTTCGATCATCAAGTTCCTGACTGAAGATGCCGCCAAGGCCACTTCATCACCTGCGGAAGAACAGCCTGTTGAACCCGCACCAGCTGCCGTATTACAAGCCGTAGCCATTGTGACTGAGACCAGCGAAGAGGCGGCTCCACGCAAGTTGCCTAATCGTGCGGAACTCGAAGCGTTCGTTGTCGAATACATCGTTGATCAGACTGGCTATCCGCCGGAAATGGTCGAACTCGAAGCGGATCTCGAAGCCGACTTAGGCATCGACAGCATCAAGAAGGCCCAGATGCTCGGCGAATGCGCTCAGAAGTTCGAACTGCACTGGCTCGCGAATGAAGTTGCCGATCTTTCGCTCGATCAGTTCCCCAATCTCGCTTCCATCATCAAGTTCCTCACCGAAGATGCCGACAAAGCCTCTGCAAGCGTGAACACCATTGATGTGGCTGCGATTTCAAAATCGGTCGATATCGTCGCCTCACCAAGAGCTGCAACACACCCCGTCGAGATATTACCTGCCTTTGAGGCTAAGTCAGAAAATTGCGAACCGGCGGCTCCACGCAAGTTGCCTAATCGTGCAGAACTCGAAGCTTTCGTTGTCGAATACATCGTCGATCAGACCGGCTACCCGCCGGAGATGGTTGAACTTGAAGCGGATCTTGAAGCGGACTTAGGCATCGACAGCATCAAGAAGGCTCAGATGCTCGGCGAATGCGCCCAGAAGTTCGAAATCCACTGGCTCGCCAATGAAGTCGCGGATCTTTCGCTCGATCAGTTCCCTAATCTCGCTTCGATCATCAAGTTCCTGACTGAAGATGCCGCCAAGGCCACTTCATCACCTGCGGAAGAACAGCCTGTTGAACCCGCACCAGCTGCCGTATTACAAGCCGTAGCCATTGTGACTGAGACCAGCGAAGAGGCGGCTCCACGCAAGTTGCCTAATCGTGCGGAACTCGAAGCGTTCGTTGTCGAATACATCGTTGATCAGACTGGCTATCCGCCGGAAATGGTCGAACTCGAAGCGGATCTCGAAGCCGACTTAGGCATCGACAGCATCAAGAAGGCCCAGATGCTCGGCGAATGCGCTCAGAAGTTCGAACTGCACTGGCTCGCGAATGAAGTTGCCGATCTTTCGCTCGATCAGTTCCCCAATCTCGCTTCCATCATCAAGTTCCTCACCGAAGATGCCGACAAAGCCTCTTCGACATCACAATCAGAATCGCCTGCCGCCTCACTGGAGACCGAACTGGAACTTCAGGATTCCAGCACTGCCACGGCTACACTGACTGAACCTGCGAGCTCTTCCACACTTGTTGCGACTCAGGTGATCGAAGCCATTCCAGCGGTCTCACTGGTCAGAGAATCTGTCATGGTTCTTCAAGGCAGCCCTTACGAAATGGGCTTCCAGCATGGCCAGAAGGAGAAAGCCGCCATCCACGGCATTCTTGAACGCCAGATCACACGGTACGGTGCTCGTCTCGACAACATGCCCGAGTTGGACCAGGCGGTCAGCGATCCCGCACGATACTTCGGAGAAGACGAAGTGGCCGAGCTGAAAGGGATTGCCGACGGTGCCGAACTTCCTCTCGCTTTCCTGATTGGCCATAACCTGGGCCTCTGTGAAGACTACGTCCCGGGCTGTGCCCAGTTTGCTGTCTCTGCTCTGGCGAATGGTGGCAAGGGCATGATCCATGCCGCCAACGAAGATTCTTCGCTCGCACTCAGTTTGACGGATTGCCTCCGCCGCGTGGTGCAGTGTCGAATTCCTGCCCATGGTTATCGACACATCGTCTTCAGCGTGAGTGGACAGGTCAGCGGCATCAATGGCACCAATGAAAAGGGCCTGACTGTCACCAGCACTTTGCTGCTGGATCGAGCCCCTCGCGACATCACGGCACCTGGTGACATCCATCCGGTGCTCATCAAGAAAATCCTCGAAAAAGCTGCCACACCGGCCGAAGCGATCGAGATCCTCAAAAGCTCCAAGCGAAATGGAGCCTGGGGAGTCTGCATCAGCCATGCCGATACGGATTCACTCTGCTATGTCGAGTATGACAGCGATCAGATTGAAGTCCGCAGCGGGATGACCCGTGTGATTGGAACAAATCACTCGTTGCTGCTCGGCGCCACACATCCGACACCTCCACACTCCATGCACCGTATGGATCGCCTGCAGGAACTCCTGGCCAAAGAAGAAGCTTTGGGGCTCGACTTCCCGGCTGCTGAAAAAACTCTTCGCGACCAGTTCGATGGTGGGCGTCAGCGAGTCACTGCTCATGCGACGATGAACACAATCTGCCGTGTCGATAACCAGATCAGCGTGGTTTTTGGCCCAGGACAGAAAACAATCCGTGTGACTCCCGGTTCATACCGCAAAGAATTTGCGCATGAATTCTCCACGCTTGATGTCGATGGCTTTTTCCGCGGTGCTGATGAATTAGTCGTCAACGATGTCCCGACAAACTCAAATGTGGGCTCCAGCGTGAGTTCGGCACTAAATTCTAAACCAGCACAGCAAACCGATCTCCCTCGCTTGGCTGGTTTACCAGTTATCGATGAGCGTGTGATGCATCGGGTCATCCTGCGTCCACGTGTGGCACCGCTCTCACATGCAGCACAAAGGGCAAGCCTCGCTGGTAAAACAGTTGTCTATGGTTCCGGTGAAGTAGCGAGGGCCTTGATCTCCAAGTTAAAGACTACAGGTCTCGAAGTCGCTGCGATCCCTACCTGTTTTGATGTGACAAAGCTGGAAGCTGAGTTCGAAAGTCTGGCATCTCTTAAATCTGCCAAGAATCTGATTCTGGTAGGGCCACGATCCTCAGAAGAAGTCAGTCAAGCAAGTGCATCTGCACGATTCCTGACAGCCTTCCGTCTTTGCCAGTTATGGACCCAAAGCGGCCAGGAAGTCTGCCCGCTCGCCGAGAGATCGTTAACCTTTGTCTCCTTCATGGGAGGGAATTTCGGTCTCGAAGGGAGCCCAGCCAATGCCGATGGTGGTGCCATGTCTGGTCTGGCCAAGGCCCTTCGCCGCGAACTGGCACCTCTGGCTATGCGCACTGTCGATTTTGCCAGTGACGATGTGACCGATCGAGTCGTGGATCAGTTGGCAAACGAACTCTCACAACCTTTCGAAACTTGCGAAGTTGCCTATTCGCGTGGTGAGCGTTTTGTCGTGGCAGCCCGCCCTGTGCCGGCGACTCCGGTACCACAAAATGGGCCAACACCAGGTTCAACTTGGATTATCTCCGGCGGTGCCCGTGGCGTCACAGCCGTTGTGGCCAGAGAGCTCGGAGTTCGTTATGGAGTCCACCTTCATCTGATTGGTTCTTCACCAATTCCCGAACTGGATCCCTCGCTTCTGGAGGCTTCAGCCGAAGAGTTGAAAGCCTTGCGTCGGAAAATCATGTCCGAGGCGCGTGAACGTGGCGAAGTTCCTCTCGATGCCTGGAGTACTTTTGAACGCAGCCTCGAAGCCTGCCGCAACCTGCGGGACATGCGACAAGCCGGTGTCTCCGTCACTTATCATTGCTGCGATATCAGTCAGGCTCATGCTGTTGAGAAAACGGTTTCAACAATTCGCACTTTCAATCATCCCATTGAAGGGGTCATCCACGGAGCCGGTGTCGAACATGCCTGCCGATTCGAACGTAAGCAGTTACCCAAGGTGCAAAAGACCTTCGATGTCAAAGTCGAAGGCGCACGTCACCTGGCTGCAGCACTCGAACATGATCCCGTGGCCTACTTCGTCGGATTCGGTTCGACCAGTGGTCGCTTCGGTGGTTTAGGTCAGGCCGATTACTCGGCGGCTTCCGACTCACTCGCCAAGTTCTGTAATGAACTGGGCCGCAAGAACCCCGACTGGCGAACCATTGCAGTTCACTGGCCGCCCTGGGGCGAAGTGGGCATGGCCGCCCGCCCTGAAAGTAAACTCGCTCTCGAAGCCGGCGGAATGGCATTTATGCCACCGCAAGAAGGCGTCGCCTTCCTGCTGGAAGAATTGGCTTCAACGTCACCAGAACCAGAAATCCTGATTGTCGATAAGCCAGATGGCCTAGATCTCGATCGTACGCTGCCCGATCTGGCGGAGTGGAAAGACTTCGCAGCCGCCCAGCAAGTGGTCGATGCCTCGCCTCTACTGGATACCGTGATCGCCCTGACACCTGGGGAATATGTCGAAGTCGAAGTTCGATTGAACCCGGCACAAGATCCTTTCCTGTACGATCATCAACATCGTAATGCCCCCATTCTTCCAATGACATTTGGTCTGGAGACTTTGGCTCAGGCATTCAGAGTTCTGCTTCCCGACACAAAGCAGGTGACTGTTCTCGATGGAGAAATTGTCAATCCCATGCGGTTCTTTGCGGATCGTCAAGAACTCGCCATCGCTCGCATCCGTCGCTCGGGAGACAGCTTCGAAGGGGAACTCGTCACGAGGTTCTTCAATCGTAAGGGTGTCCTGCTCAAGCATGAACGAGTGCTCGTCAAAGCCCGGCTCAAACCCGGTGTCGATGCACCAGACGCAGCCAAACCTGTCAAATCATCCATGCAGCTCAAGAAGGTTCAGTACGCAGAAACGTGGGATCAGGTCGCTGCATTGAATCTGGGGAGTGTTTTCACCGGCCCATCGATCCGAGGATTGACGGAGTTCGCTTACGAAGGGAAGACCTTCGAAGGGATCATCGTTCCACCGCCGATCAGTGGATTTGCGGGAAATCGTGCAGCCACCGGCTGGATATTGAATCCCGCCGTGCTTGATGCCTGCCTTATTGCGTGTGATCGCTGGGCAGCTCAGGCCGTCGAGCGGCAAAGCCTGCCCGTGAACATCGAAAAGGTCAGCCTTTATCGACCTGCCATCGATGGTGATCTCTGCCGGATTGACGGACAGGTGCTTGAAGTCACTGAGAAAAACCTGCGATTCAACTTTGCGCTTTGGAACTCGAAAGCAGAGCTCATTCTGCAGGTGGAAGGATTCTGCACCACGGCAGTCATGGGTGGTTCGCAAACGGAAACTACGGCAGAAATCCCTGTCGAAATGGCTTCTCGAACGATTCCCGAAATAAAGTCTCTCAACCCGGCCGATCTGCATCTGCTGTTTCCCGTTGAAGCGGTGACAGCCAGTGCGGATCGCTGGGAAGCCGAAGTGCGGATCGAGCCTTTGACAGAGCCATTAATGACGGCTCACCGGTTTAACAATTCACCACTTCTCCCCGGAGCTGCGATGGTCGAGTTGTTTGCCGAAGCTTTGCAGCAGGTTCTGCCCGGCCCCGGTGTTGCTCGAATTCGCAACTTCTCCATTCAGCATTCGCTGCACCTGAAGGCAGCTCTCCCGCGTCGTGTGCAGGTCGTAGCTCTTAAAGAAGCCGACTGCTATCGCTGCCAGTTGATCGATCTCGATGGTGGCTCCATCACTCTGGCAACCGCTCTGATTGACCGAGTGGATGCAGCCAGCCTGCAACTGCCACAACTCGATCAACCCAAGGGAAGCTACAGTCCCATGAAGTATCCCGATATGGGGCCATTGATTCATGGTGCGCCACTTCGCAGCCTGCAGGCGATGTGTTCTGGTCGAGATGATGCCTGGGCCGAAATCGTACCGACAGAAATGAGCAAATTGCTTGGCCCCAATTCGAAGTGCCAGCCAGTCATTCACCCCGCGGTCCTCGACGCCAGCTTCTATGCCTGTGGAATCCACGCCTGGCTCAACTTCTTCGGAAGAGT